From a single Seriola aureovittata isolate HTS-2021-v1 ecotype China chromosome 18, ASM2101889v1, whole genome shotgun sequence genomic region:
- the rab14l gene encoding RAB14, member RAS oncogene family, like, with protein sequence MATAPYNYSYIFKYIIIGDMGVGKSCLLHQFTEKKFMADCPHTIGVEFGTRIIEVSGQKIKLQIWDTAGQERFRAVTRSYYRGAAGALMVYDITRRSTYNHLSSWLTDARNLTNPNTVIILIGNKADLEAQRDVTYEEAKQFAEENGLLFLEASAKTGENVEDAFLEAAKKIYQNIQDGSLDLNAAESGVQHKPSAPQGGRLTSEPQPQREGCGC encoded by the exons ATGGCCACTGCACCGTACAACTACTCCtacattttcaaatacatcATTATCG ggGACATGGGGGTGGGGAAGTCATGTTTGCTTCACCAGTtcacagaaaagaaat TCATGGCAGACTGCCCCCATACGATTGGTGTGGAGTTTGGTACAAGAATCATCGAGGTGAGTGGCCAGAAGATCAAGCTGCAGATCTGGGACACGGCAGGACAAGAGCGCTTTAGGGCCGTCACCCGCTCCTACTACCGCGGAGCTGCAGGAGCACTCATGGTCTACGACATCACCAG GAGAAGCACGTACAACCACCTCAGCAGCTGGCTGACTGATGCTAGAAACCTCACCAACCCCAATACT GTGATCATTCTCATAGGAAACAAGGCAGACCTGGAGGCCCAGAGGGACGTCACGTACGAGGAGGCAAAGCAGTTTGCTGAGGAGAACG GTCTGCTGTTTCTCGAAGCTAGTGCAAAAAC AGGTGAAAACGTTGAGGACGCCTTCCTGGAAGCCGCTAAGAAGATCTACCAGAACATCCAAGATGGCAGCCTGGACCTGAACGCCGCCGAGTCAGGGGTCCAGCACAAGCCCTCAGCCCCTCAGGGCGGCCGGCTAACCAGTGAACCACAGCCCCAGAGGGAAGGCTGCGGCTGCTAA